The segment GCTGCGGGAGCACGACTGGAACGTGAGCGAGACGGCGCGGGTCGTACGCATGCCGCGCTCGAACCTGTACAAGAAGATCGAGAAATACCGGCTGATGCGGGAAGAGCTCTAACCTAACTACCCAGGCTCTGGTCAGAGCAACGAGTCGTCGCAGTAACGGCCGTGTACGTGCACGAGTACCAGTAGGTGCATCCGCACGTTGAGCCGCCGCCCCAATCTGGGCGGCCGGCTACTTCGGGAGCGGAGGAAGAGCGATCGTATCGGTCAATTCGACCTTTGACCGTCCCGACAAAGGGCAAGGAGGGAGAGGTATGGCGGAGAAGTTCCGTAACCTGATTGGCGGGGAGTGGGTCGAGCCGGCGGCGGGCGACTACTTCGAGAACCGCAACCCGGCGGACACCTCGGACCTCATCGGCCTCTGGCCGCGCTCGGGGCGGGCGGACCTCGAGCGCGCGGTGGCATCGGCGCAGCGTGGATTCGAGCTCTGGCGGCGCCTGCCTGCGCCGCGCCGCGGCGACGTGCTGCGGGCGGCGGGCGACCTGCTGGCGCGGCGCAAGGACGAGCTCGCCCGGGCCATGACCCGGGAGATGGGCAAAGTGCTGGAGGAGACGCGCGGCGATGTGCAGGAGGCGATCGACACGGCATACTACGCGGCTACAGAAGGGCGCCGGCTGTTCGGCCACACGGTGCCCAGCGAGCTGCCGGAGAAGTGGGCCATGAGCTACCGCCGGCCCATTGGCGTTTGTGGCGTCATCACCCCCTTCAACTTCCCCCTGGCCGTGCCGAGCTGGAAGATCTTCCCCGCACTGCTGTGCGGGAACTCGCTGATCTGGAAGCCGGCAGAGGATGTGCCCCATACGGCCAAGCTCTTTGCCGAGATCCTGCTCGAGGCGGGACTCCCGCCCGAAGTCTTCCAACTGGTGCATGGAGTGGGTGAGGAGGTGGGCGCCGCGCTGGTCGAGCACGCGGGAGTGCCCGTCATCTCGTTCACCGGGTCCACTTCCGTGGGCGCCGCGATCGGCGCGGTCTGCGGCCGCATGCACAAGCGGCTGTCCCTCGAGATGGGTGGCAAGAACGCGCAGATCGTCCTGCCCGATGCCGATCAGGAGCTGGCGCTGGACGGCGTGCTCTGGGGCGCATTCGGCACGACCGGCCAGCGCTGCACGGCTACCAGCCGCCTGCTGCTGCACGAGCAGATTCACGACCCCTTCCTGGATCGGCTGCTGCGGCGGGCGAGTGAGCTGCGCCTGGGGAACGGCCTCGAGCAGGGCACGCAGGTCGGGCCGCTCATCAACCAACAGGCAATGGACAAGGTGAGCTCTTACCTGGACGTGGCGCGGCAGGAGGGAGACGAGGTGGTGTTGGGCGGCCACCGTGCGACAGATGGGCCGCTCGCCCGCGGCTACTTCTTCCAGCCCACAGTGCTCCGCGGCGTGAGGCCGGGCAGCCGCCTGGCCTGCGAGGAGGTCTTCGGCCCCGTGCTGAGCGTCATGCGGTTCCGCGACCTGGAGGAAGCGATCCTCATCAACAACGAGGTCGAGTACGGCCTCTCCAGCTCGATCTACACCCGCGACGTGCGCGCCACGTTCCGGGCCATGGCCGAGCTGGACACGGGCATCACCTACGTGAACGCACCCACCATCGGAGCGGAGGCGCACCTGCCCTTCGGCGGCGTGAAGAAGACGGGGAACGGGCACCGCGAGGGCGGCTGGCAGGTTTACGACTTCTTCACCGAGACCAAGGTAGTCTACGTGGACTACTCGGGGCGGCTGCAGCGGGCGCAGATTGACACGTACCGCGCGAGCCCGTATTAACGGGTGGGTGCGGGTCCAGGGGGCTGGCGCCGGGGGGCGCGAGCCGCTACGATCTCCAACCCCTGCCGTCACGCGCAAAACCGCGGTAACCCGCTATGGTTGTACCTTCTCCCGAGCTGGAACGGGCCTTGATCCGACGGGTAGCGGATCGGGTTACGGCCGCGGGCCGGAGCATCGACCCGGCCAGACTGGAACGCGTTGTGCGCCAGGTGCTGGACAGGCTGCCGGCCAGGGGCGTCCATGCCCAGGCGGGTAGCGGGCGCGACGCACAAGGGACGCGCGCCGCGGAGGCGCGGCGCCGGCCAGGCAGTCGCGCCCTGCTCGTCTTTGTGCTCGAGGCCGCCACGGGCGCTGCCGCCCTGGCGGCGTTGCGCGAGGAGATCGGCGCCGCGGCCCGTCGCGCAGGCGCGCAGTTGCTTGCGGCCCATACGGAGCCGTTTCCGGAGACGCCGGCTTCCGGGACAGCCGATGATTTGACAGGTGACGATGGCGAGTAGCATCTTACGGTTGGCAAGACGACGTCGCACCCGGTCCGCCTCGGAACCGGTGCAGGAACCAGCGAAAAAGACGGGAGCGGAAGGACGCAGCGCGATGTCCGCGGGGCGCTGGGCGTGGGAGTGGCTCAAGTCCCTGGTCATCGCCTTCGGCTTGTTCCTCATCATCCGCACATTCCTCGTGGAGGCGTTCCGCATTCCGACCGGAAGTATGGAGGAGACCCTCCTAGTAGGCGATTTCCTGCTGGTCAACAAGGCCGTTTACGGCGCACAGGTCCCTGGCACAGAGGCCCGCCTTCCGGCTTTCGACCAGCCGCGTCGCGGCGACATCGTCGTCTTTGTTCCGCCGCATGACCCCGGGAAGAACTACGTGAAGCGCCTGATCGGGCTGCCGGGCGACACGCTCGAGATGGTGGACAAGGTGCTGCACGTGAACGGCGAGCCGAAAAACGAGACAGCGTACGTCCGATATATCGACCAGCACGGCGACATCTTCGTGGCCAGCATGCTCTGGCAGTGCGAGTACCTGCTCGAGCTGCCGGAGAACGGCGAATGCCGGCCGACCCGCGATAACTGGGGGCCGCTGATCGTGCCGACAGGGCATTACTTCGTGCTGGGCGACAACCGCGACGACTCGGAAGACTCGCGCTACTGGGGCTTCGTCGACCAGGCGGCCGTGAAGGGCCAGCCGCTGTTCATCTATTACTCGTTCGATCCTAAGACACTCAGGCCTTTCCCCTGGGTCACCCAGATCCGCTGGGGCCGCATCGGCGGCACCGTGCATTAGGCCCGTACTGCGCCCCCCAGGGGCGCGCCTGGCGGATCTAAAAGTTCCGTGATACCCGCGCCGCGAGAATCATGGAACATAAATCGGACTATTCTTCCGCTGAGCGATCGAATCGGCGCTTTGGGCGCCGCCTCGCGACTTATTTCTACGGCTTTCTGACGGGTCCACCACCTTGTCGCAGCTTCGGAGCGCCGTATGAGCTTCACCACCATGTCCCGCCGCGGGACGTACGACGAGAGCTCGCTCGACCAGTATCTCAAAGAGATCAGCGCCTACCCGCTGCTCACCCGGGAACAGGAGGTGGAGCTGGCCGCGCAGATCAAGCAAGGGGAGCAGGACGCGCTGCACAAGCTGGTGCGATCCAACCTCCGCTTCGTGGTGTCCGTGGCCAAGAAGTACCAGAATCAGGGGGTCGCACTGGGCGACCTCATCAATGAGGGCAACCTCGGCCTGATCCGCGCCGCCCACAAATTCGATGAGACCAAAGGCATCAAATTCATCTCTT is part of the Gemmatimonadota bacterium genome and harbors:
- the lepB gene encoding signal peptidase I, producing the protein MSAGRWAWEWLKSLVIAFGLFLIIRTFLVEAFRIPTGSMEETLLVGDFLLVNKAVYGAQVPGTEARLPAFDQPRRGDIVVFVPPHDPGKNYVKRLIGLPGDTLEMVDKVLHVNGEPKNETAYVRYIDQHGDIFVASMLWQCEYLLELPENGECRPTRDNWGPLIVPTGHYFVLGDNRDDSEDSRYWGFVDQAAVKGQPLFIYYSFDPKTLRPFPWVTQIRWGRIGGTVH
- a CDS encoding aldehyde dehydrogenase family protein: MAEKFRNLIGGEWVEPAAGDYFENRNPADTSDLIGLWPRSGRADLERAVASAQRGFELWRRLPAPRRGDVLRAAGDLLARRKDELARAMTREMGKVLEETRGDVQEAIDTAYYAATEGRRLFGHTVPSELPEKWAMSYRRPIGVCGVITPFNFPLAVPSWKIFPALLCGNSLIWKPAEDVPHTAKLFAEILLEAGLPPEVFQLVHGVGEEVGAALVEHAGVPVISFTGSTSVGAAIGAVCGRMHKRLSLEMGGKNAQIVLPDADQELALDGVLWGAFGTTGQRCTATSRLLLHEQIHDPFLDRLLRRASELRLGNGLEQGTQVGPLINQQAMDKVSSYLDVARQEGDEVVLGGHRATDGPLARGYFFQPTVLRGVRPGSRLACEEVFGPVLSVMRFRDLEEAILINNEVEYGLSSSIYTRDVRATFRAMAELDTGITYVNAPTIGAEAHLPFGGVKKTGNGHREGGWQVYDFFTETKVVYVDYSGRLQRAQIDTYRASPY